Proteins from a genomic interval of Cucumis melo cultivar AY chromosome 7, USDA_Cmelo_AY_1.0, whole genome shotgun sequence:
- the LOC103494622 gene encoding putative pentatricopeptide repeat-containing protein At5g13230, mitochondrial has translation MIRSFGYRLKLPCSSFRAHYNYCATKSNLCYHFSAQTALPQQWTTSIGDPPRPEFDSHSYAALLQDCIQSGDLNLGKLIHCKIVKEGGCLDLFAFNVLLNAYVKLGLLSDARKVFDEMPEKNTVSFVTLIHGYAQSNKFIEAFELFARLHGEGHELNPFVFTTVLKLLVSMEWAELGRIVHGCVLKVGYGSNTFIGTALIDAYSVSGCVSMAREVFDGISCKDMVSWTGMIASYAENDCFSEALEFFSQMRVAGFKPNNFTFAGVLKACLGLQNFDAGKTVHCSVLKTNYERDLYVGVGLLELYTRCGDNDDAWRAFGDMPKNDVIPWSFMISRFAQSGQSEKALEIFCQMRRAFVTPNQFTFSSVLQASAAMESLDLSKTIHGHALKAGLSTDVFVSNALMACYAKCGCIEQSMELFEALSDRNDVSWNTIIVSYVQLGDGERALSLFSNMLRYQVQATEVTYSSILRACATLAALELGLQVHCLTAKTIYGQDIAVGNALIDMYAKCGSIKDARFMFDMLDLRDKVSWNAIICGYSMHGLGVEAIKMFNLMKETECKPDELTFVGVLSACSNTGRLDEGKQYFTSMKQDYGIEPCMEHYTCMVWLMGRSGNLDQAVKFIEDIPFEPSVMIWRALLGACVIHNDVELGRISAQRVLELEPRDEASHVLLSNIYARARRWGNVAYVRKHMKRKGVKKEPGLSWIENQGNVHCFTVADTSHADLKLINGMLEFLNMKTRKAGYSPHLNAVLLDVEDDEKERLLWLHSERLALAFGLVRMPAGCPIRIIKNLRICVDCHSVIKLISKIVGRVIIVRDMNRFHHFENGSCSCADYW, from the coding sequence ATGATCAGGTCATTTGGTTACCGCCTAAAGCTACCATGTTCATCTTTCAGAGCGCATTACAACTATTGTGCTACAAAAAGCAATCTTTGTTATCACTTCTCTGCACAGACTGCTCTGCCTCAGCAATGGACGACGAGTATCGGCGACCCACCGAGGCCAGAGTTCGATTCTCATTCCTATGCTGCTCTGCTCCAAGACTGTATCCAAAGCGGTGATTTAAATTTAGGAAAGCTCATTCATTGTAAGATTGTGAAAGAAGGTGGTTGTTTGGACTTGTTTGCTTTCAATGTTCTTCTCAATGCTTATGTGAAACTTGGGTTGTTGTCCGATGCCAGAAAGGTGTTCGATGAAATGCCGGAGAAAAATACTGTTTCATTTGTGACGCTAATTCATGGGTATGCGCAGTCTAATAAATTCATTGAGGCATTTGAGTTATTTGCTAGACTACACGGTGAAGGTCATGAGCTCAATCCGTTTGTTTTCACTACTGTTTTGAAGTTGCTTGTTAGTATGGAATGGGCGGAATTGGGACGTATTGTCCATGGTTGTGTACTTAAAGTTGGATATGGTTCTAATACTTTTATTGGGACTGCTCTTATCGATGCTTACTCTGTTTCTGGTTGTGTTAGTATGGCTAGAGAAGTATTTGATGGGATTAGTTGTAAGGATATGGTATCTTGGACTGGGATGATTGCTTCTTATGCCGAAAATGATTGTTTCTCTGAAGCTTTGGAATTCTTCTCACAGATGAGGGTAGCTGGATTCAAGCCAAACAATTTTACTTTTGCTGGTGTGCTTAAGGCCTGTCTTGGCCTGCAGAATTTTGATGCAGGGAAGACGGTTCATTGTTctgttttaaaaacaaattatgaGCGAGATCTTTATGTAGGAGTTGGGCTACTTGAACTGTACACTAGGTGTGGTGATAATGATGATGCTTGGCGAGCGTTTGGGGATATGCCTAAAAACGATGTGATTCCATGGAGTTTCATGATTTCAAGATTTGCGCAAAGTGGTCAATCTGAAAAGGCTTTGGAAATTTTTTGTCAAATGAGGAGAGCTTTTGTTACACCCAATCAATTTACATTTTCTAGTGTGCTGCAAGCTTCTGCAGCCATGGAgagtttagatttgagtaaaaCAATCCATGGACATGCACTTAAGGCTGGACTATCTACTGATGTGTTTGTATCCAATGCCCTTATGGCTTGCTATGCTAAATGTGGGTGTATTGAACAATCTATGGAACTATTTGAGGCATTATCAGACAGAAATGATGTTTCTTGGAACACAATTATTGTAAGCTATGTGCAGTTGGGTGATGGGGAGAGGGCATTGAGTCTGTTTTCCAACATGCTTAGATACCAAGTGCAGGCAACTGAAGTGACTTACTCTAGCATCCTCCGTGCTTGCGCTACTCTTGCTGCCTTAGAACTTGGACTTCAGGTTCATTGCTTGACAGCTAAAACCATCTATGGCCAAGATATTGCTGTTGGTAATGCTTTGATAGATATGTATGCCAAGTGTGGTAGCATTAAAGATGCTCGTTTTATGTTTGACATGTTGGATCTACGAGACAAAGTATCCTGGAATGCTATTATCTGTGGATATTCTATGCATGGTCTAGGAGTGGAGGCAATAAAAATGTTTAATCTTATGAAAGAAACAGAGTGCAAACCGGACGAGTTGACTTTTGTTGGTGTCTTGTCAGCCTGTAGTAACACTGGCCGGTTAGATGAAGGAAAACAGTATTTTACTTCTATGAAACAGGATTATGGGATTGAACCATGTATGGAGCATTATACCTGTATGGTGTGGCTTATGGGGAGGTCAGGTAATCTTGATCAGGCCGTGAAATTTATTGAAGATATCCCTTTTGAGCCCAGTGTAATGATTTGGCGTGCTTTACTTGGGGCTTGTGTAATTCACAATGATGTTGAATTGGGAAGAATTTCTGCTCAGCGCGTGCTTGAGTTGGAACCTCGAGATGAAGCAAGCCATGTATTATTGTCCAACATCTATGCAAGGGCGAGAAGGTGGGGTAATGTGGCTTATGTTAGAAAGcatatgaaaagaaaaggagtaAAGAAGGAGCCTGGATTAAGTTGGATTGAGAACCAGGGTAATGTTCATTGTTTCACCGTGGCTGATACTTCGCATGCTGACCTGAAGTTAATCAATGGGATGCTTGAATTTTTAAACATGAAAACCAGGAAGGCAGGGTATTCTCCTCATCTTAATGCTGTACTACTTGATGTGGAAGATGATGAGAAGGAGCGTCTCCTTTGGTTACACAGTGAAAGATTAGCCTTGGCTTTTGGTCTGGTTAGGATGCCCGCTGGATGCCCGATTCGCATAATTAAAAATCTCCGTATTTGTGTTGATTGCCATTCTGTAATTAAGTTAATATCGAAGATTGTTGGGCGTGTTATTATTGTTAGAGACATGAATCGTTTTCATCACTTTGAGAATGGGTCATGCTCTTGTGCTGACTACTGGTGA